CTTCGGCCTGAAACCCTTCAAGACCTCAGAGGATGAGGATTTCCATGATCTGATCGCGGAGCGGTACGAGCGGTGCCCGACGATCATCACCAGCAATCTGGACTTCTCCGAATGGGGAGAAGCCTTCAACAACAAGCTCTTGGGGGCCGCGACCCTGGATCGCTT
This genomic stretch from Fundidesulfovibrio putealis DSM 16056 harbors:
- a CDS encoding ATP-binding protein gives rise to the protein FGLKPFKTSEDEDFHDLIAERYERCPTIITSNLDFSEWGEAFNNKLLGAATLDRLRHGAYKVVLEGRSFRSSREEAMIKNCVAGAGENN